Within Halobacterium jilantaiense, the genomic segment CGAGTAGCGACCCGACGAGGAACGCGGCGAACATGCCGGGGACGACGTACGCGAGCGTGTACGGCAGCCTGTCGGCCACGACGTCCGTCACGGGCTCGTTCATGGCGTGGGAGTCGCCCCAGTCGAGGACGACGAACCCGGTGACGAAGTCGACGTAGCGTTCGAGGTGGTCGCTGCCGCCGCGGGCGGCCCAGAACTCCTCGCGGAGTTCCTGAATCTCGGCCGGGCTGGCACCGGCGCGCTGTGCGGCGGCGACCTGGCCGCCGAGGTTGTTCTGCTGGACGAGTGCCGACGCGACGAACGTCAGCGAGACGACGAGGTAGGCGGCGAGCACCGCGAGCGCAGCGCGCCGCGCGACGAACGACGCGTAGCTCACGGTGACTCACCGCCCGCGGAGGGCTGGCGGAGGGCCATCGGACTGGCGTGACATGTGTCAACACAAAGTATAAGCATTTCGTGTCTTACAGCCAATCCGATGCCCTCCAGCAGACTCGACGGTGCCGCCTTCACCAGTGTCGACTGGGCGGCCCAAGACGACCGGCGGCGGGTCCGGCTCCGGACCGTCGGTTTCCTCGTCGGAGTGCTCGCGCTCGCGGCGACGTTCGCGTTCGACTACTGGCTCCGCAGCGGCGCGCTGTGGGGGACGTACTACCCCCAGCGCATCGACTGGCTGTTCGGGTTCGGGCTGCTCGTGTTCGCGCGGTTCGTGGTCGTTCCGGTCGCCGTCGACCGCGAGAGCGCCCGCCGGTACTGGCGGCGCGTCCGCGGCGACCCGCTGGCGGTGCTGGCCGTCGCGTACCTCGGCGTGGTGGTCGTAGTGGCGCTGCTCGCACCCGAGTTCCGCGGCATCGGCCGGACCGACCTCACCCGGCAGCTCCAGCCGCCCTGGCTGTTCAGCGTGCCCGCGGACGCCATCGAGCGGTGCGTCGGGTCGACGGCCGGCGGTCGGTGCCACGGCACGCTCGCCCACCCGTTCGGGACGAGCGGGCTGGGCATCGACGTGCTCTCGTGGGTGGTCCACGGGCTGCGCGAGATTCTGATGGTGGCGCTGTCCGCGGCCGCGCTGATGGGCGTCATCGCCACCGCTGTCGGCGCGACCGCGGGCTACTACGGCGGCCGGGTCGACGACGTGCTGATGCGGTACGTCGACGTCCAGCAGACCGTCCCGACCGTCGTCATCTACGTGTTCGTCGCGACGCTCGTCCTCCGGGACAAGGGCCTAGTGGTGCTGGCGCTGTTCTTCGGGCTCCTGGACTGGGGCGGCATCGCGCGCCTCGTCCGGAGCAACGTTCTCAAGCAGCGCAGCGAGGGTTACGTCCGGGCGGCGCGGAGCGCGGGCGCGAGCGACCTCCACGTGCTCCGGACGCACCTCGTGCCGAACGCATCGCCCGCCATCGCGACGAGCCTCTCGCGGCGCGTGCCGATGGTCGTGTTGACGCAGGTCGGGCTCTCCTTCCTGGTGTTGAGCGAGTCGAACATGCGCTCCATCGGTGAGCTGCTGCGGCGCGGGCTGGCAGCCCGCTACGTCAGCGGCGGCTGGCTGGCGAAGTGGTGGGTGACGGTGTCGGCAGTGGTCGTCGTCGCGCTCACTGTCGCCGCGCTGAACGTCGCCGGGGACGCCGCCAGAGACGCGCTCGACCCGCGGGACGGGGGTGCGTAGATGCGGGACCCACTGCTCTCCGTCGACGACCTCCACACGCAGTTCGACACCGAGGAGGGGACCGTGAAGGCCGTCGACGGCGTGAGCTTCGACGTCCGCGAAGGCGAGACCGTCTGTCTCGTGGGTGAGTCCGGCTCCGGGAAGACCGTCGCCTGCGAGTCCATCACGAGGCTCGTCCCGCAGCCGCCGGGCAGAATCACGGGCGGCGAGGTGCGCTTCGACGGCGAGGACCTCACCGAACTCTCCGGGAAGGCCCTCCGCGAGTACCGGGGCGGCCGCATCGGTCACGTCTTCCAGAACCCACAGGAGGCGCTGGACCCCGTCTACACGGTCGGCGACCAGCTAAACGAGGCCATCCGGCTGCACCGGGACGTCCCGAAGTCTGCGGCCCGCGAGCGCGCCGTGGAGTTGCTGGACCGCGTCGGCATCGGGGACGTCTCCGAGCGCATCGACGACTACCCCCACCAGTTCTCGGGCGGGATGAAACAGCGCGTCGTCATCGCGATGGCGCTGGCCTGCGACCCGGACCTGCTCATCGCGGACGAGCCGACGACGGCGCTCGACGTCACCATCCAGGCGCAGGTACTGCGGCTGCTGGACGACCTCCAGAACGAGCACGGGATGGCGATGCTGTTCGTCACCCACGACCTCGGCGTCGTCGCGGAGATCGCGGACCGCGTCGTGGTGATGTACGCGGGGAAGGTGATGGAGACCGGCAGCGTCTACGAGATATTCGAGGACCCCTCGCACCCGTACACGCGGGCGCTGCTGGAGTGTCTGCCCGGGCGGGGACGCGCCCTCGACACGATTGGCGGGTCCCTCCCGGAACCGACGGACCCGCCCGACGGCTGCCGGTTCCACCCGCGGTGTCCGCACGCCGTCCCGGAGTGTGAGACCGGGAGCCAGCCCGCCTTCCGGGACGTCGGCGGCAGCCACGACGTGTCCTGCCTGCTGCACGACGACCGCCACGACCTGCCGCGCGCCATGGAGGCCGACGATGACTGACCACGCACACGACGACAGCGAGCACGGAGCCGACAGCGGCGAGAGCGACGCAATCCTCTCGGTCCGGAACCTGGAGAAACACTACCCCGTGCGGTCGGGGCTGCTGCGGCGGGTGACGGGCCACGTGAAGGCCGTCGACGGCGTGAGCTTCGACGTCCGCGAGGGCGAGACGGTCGGACTGGTCGGTGAGTCCGGCTGCGGGAAGTCCACGACGGCGACGAGCCTCCTGCGGCTGGAGGAGCCGACGGGCGGCGAAGTGTACTTCGACGGCGAGGACATCACCGAGTACGACGGCAGCGCGGAGCAGGCGTTCCGCCGGCGCGCCCAGATGGTGTTCCAGGACCCGAACTCGGCGTTCGACCCCCGGATGACCGTCGGCGAGTCCGTCGCCGAACCCCTCGGCATCCACGGCCTCCGGGACCAGCAGCGCCAGCAGCGAATCGTCGAAGACATCCTCGAACGCGTCGGCCTCGCGGCGAGCGACGCCGACCGCTACCCCCACGAGTTCTCCGGCGGCCAGAAACAGCGCATCGCGCTCGCCCGGGCGCTCGTCCTCAACCCCGACCTGCTGGTCGCCGACGAGCCCGTGAGCGCGCTCGACGTGAGCGTGCAGGCCGAGATTCTCTCGCTGCTGGACGACCTCCAGCGGGAGCTCGGGCTGTCGATGCTGCTCATCAGCCACGACCTCGGCGTCGTCCGGCAGGTGTGTGACCGCGTCGGCGTGATGTACCTCGGCGAACTCGTGGAGATGGCACCCACCGAGGAGCTGTTCGCGAACCCCCAGCACCCCTACACGGAGGCGCTGCTGGCGTCCATCCCGAACCCGAACCCCCGGCAGCGCGGCGGCGCGGTCGAACTCACGGGCGACGTGCCCGACCCGTCGAGTCCGCCGAGCGGCTGCTCGTTCCACCCGCGCTGCCCCCGGGTCGTCCCGCCCGAGGGCTACGACTTCCCGCAGGACTCGTTCCGCGAGGTGCTGGACTTCCGGCTGGCCGTCGAGACGGGCGACGTCGACGACGACCTCGCCACGGCCGCCGAGGTCCGCGATGACTACGACCTCCCACCGGAGCTTCCGGACGGCGACGCCGACGCGGTCCTCTCGGCCGTAATCGAGGACGTGCTCGCGGGCGACACCGCGGCGGCGGCCGAGCGGCTGGGTGACGCCTTCGGCACCGTCTGCGAGCGCGACGCGCCGCCACTGAGTGAGACGGATGCCGGCCACCCGGCGGCCTGCCACCTCCACGGCGTCGCCAGCGAGTACGCGCCGCCCGAACTCGCCGGCGACGACTGAGTCGCGACGCCCTTCAGCGGGGCGCAGCCGCCGGCACTACGCTTTTTCTCCGGACCGCCGAATCACCCGGTATGCCCGACTTCGACCTGCTCGTGCTGGGCGGCGGCACCGGGAACCTCGTCGCGTCGGCGGCCGTCGACAAGGGCCTGGAGGTCGCGCTCGTGGAGCGCGGCCGGCTCGGCGGGACGTGCCTGAACCGCGGCTGCAACCCCTCGAAGCGGCTGCTGCACGTCGCCGACGTGGTCGAGACGGTGCGGAACGCGGGCGCGGACGCCGAGCGCGTCGCCGGGACCATCCACGTCCACCCCGCGCTCTCGGAGGTCGTGCAGGGCGCGTTCCGGGACGTCTGCAGCGTCGCGCCGACCGGGCTGTGACGAGGTGGTTGTCAGGTTGTTCCCGGCCTCTAGCGGGTTTTCAGGGCTCGACGCCGACCGGGCCGGTATGGAGCTCGACGACGCGGTCATCGAGGAGGCGGGTAGCCGGGGCGGCCAGCTGCTCGTCGGGAAGCTCGTGAAGCTCGCGGAGAAACACCACGACACGGCCCCGGGCGTGCCGCAGTCCCTCGTCGAGGACTACCTCGACGCGCTCGCCGAGGACTCCGTGGACGGCGAGCAGTTGCGCGAGCAGCTCCGCGCCCACCTCGCAGACGACCGGGAGGCACCGAACAAGGGGGCCGTCTACGAGGTCGGAGACGGACGGGTGAGCGGCTACCCGGCGGCCTGGCACGAGCGCCTCGACCCCGACGACTCGCTGGCCGCGTACGTGGCGGTGATGACGGAGACGGCGGACCTGCCGAAGAGCGCGGCCTCCTCGGGCGTATCGAAGGACGACCTGCTGGAGGCCGCAGCCGTGTTGAGCGACCGGTCCCGCGAGGACGCGCGGGCGGAACTCCGCGACCTCCGGGGGGACGGCGTGCTGGTGGCGGACGCCGACCAGCACCCGCGAGCCGGCGTCACGCTCGCCGAGGACACGGAGTTCGAGAAGGAGCAGTGGGACAAGCCGGACTTCGGGGAGCGGTCGACCGAATAGTACAACCCTCAAGTCGCCGCGCTCCAGAGGTGGAGACGATGAGTGACGGCGACGGGGCAGCGGCGTTCGTGCCGGGACACGTCACGGGATTCTTCAGCGTCCACCGGGCGGACGACCCGCTGCGGGCGGGGTCGCGGGGCGCTGGCGTGACGCTCGCCGACGGCGTGACGACCGAGGTGGTACCGAGCGACGAGACGACGGTCCGGCTGAACGGCCGCGAGGTCGACGTGGAGAGCGTCACACGCGTGCTGGACGCACTCGACGCGACGGCGGCGGTGTCGGCTGAGACCGACCTCCCCATCGGGTCGGGGTTCGGCGTGTCGGGCGCGATGGCGCTCGGGGCCGCGCTCGCCGCGAACGACGTGTTCGGCCGGGAGCGCTCGGAGAACGACCTCGTGGGCGTCGCGCACGCGGCGGAGGTCGAGGCCGGCACCGGCCTCGGCGACGTGGTGGCGCAGGCCCGGGGCGGCGTCCCCATCCGGGTCGAACCCGGCGCACCGGGGGTCGGGGCGCTCGACGGCGTGCCGGCGGCGGGCCGCATCGAGTACGTTTCCTTCGGCGAGCTCTCCACGAGCGAGGTCATCGGCGGCGGCACCGAGGCCCTCGACGACGCCGGCGAACGCGCACTCGGTTCGCTCCGGGAGACGCCGACGCTCCCGGGGCTGCTGGCGGCGTCCCGTCGGTTCGCCGAGGCTGCCGACCTGCTGGACGGCGAGGTGGCCGAGGCCGTCGACGCCGTCGCGGCCGCCGGCGGGGAGGCGGCGATGGCGATGCTCGGCCGGTCGGTGTTCGCGCTCGGCACGGGGCTCTCGGACGCCGGCTACGACGCCGAGGTCACCGCGATTCACGCTGCGGGCGCGCGACTCCGGTAGCGGGCGTACCGAGAGCGGGCGATTTTTGCTGGACGGCCGCCACCCCCGAGTATGACCGAGATTCCCGAGGACCACCCCCGCCACGACTCGCTGGTGACACGCCACCGCATCGAGGACGGCGTGGACCGGGGCATCACGAGCCGACAGGGCCTCGTCGCCCAGGGCCGCGGGGAGGCCTACGACTACCTGCTGGGCGAGCAGACGCTCCCGAGCGCGGACGGGGCCGAGCGCGTCGCGGCCGCCCACCTCCTGCTCGCCGAGCACGCCGTGCTCTCCGTGAACGGCAACGTCGCCGCGCTCGTCCCCGACGAAATCGTCGAGTTGGCGGAGGCGACGGGCGCGGACCTGGAAGTGAATCTGTTCAACCGCACCGAGGAGCGCGTCGAGCGCATCGCCGACTACCTCCGCGAGCACGGCGCAGACGAGGTGAAGGGCACGAAGGCGGACGCCCGGATTCCGGGGCTGGACCACGAGCGCGCGAAAGTCGACAGCGACGGCATCCACGACGCCGACGTGGTGCTGGTGCCGCTGGAGGACGGCGACCGCGCCGAGGCGCTCGCGGAGATGGGGAAGACCGAACTCGTAATCGACCTGAATCCGCTCTCGCGGTCGCCCCAGACGGCGTCGGTGCCGATTGTCGACAACGTCGTGCGCGCCGTGCCGAACATCACCGCCCACGCCAGCGACCTGCGGGACGCGAGCCGCGAGGAACTCGAAGCCATCGTCGAGGACTTCGACCGCGAAGCGGCGCTGGCGGCGGCCGAAGAGCGCATCCGGACGGGCGCTGCGGACGGAGAGTGACGCGCTAGCCGGGCGTTCAGCACGGTAATCGCAACACTGCAGCGCGTTTTTAGGCGCGCTGAAAAATCGAACCACTTTTCCCTCTTTAGGCGAGCCTAAACCGTATGCACCGACGACGAGAGTTCCTGCGCGCGACTGGCGCGACGCTCGCCGCGGTCGGCCTCGCCGGCTGCAGCAGCGACCAGACGAACGACGAAGAGACCGAAGCGGCGACGACCGCCGCGGATACGACCGAACAGACGACCACGGACGCACCGGCCGACCTCGGCCCCGAGGCCGCGACGGCCGCCCAGTGGAACGTCTACCGGGCGCGGCTCGCGGACGCCGCGACCCTCGGCACGGCCGGCGAGGGCGAGACCGGCGCTCGCCTGGTGACGGCGGTGTTCGAGGACTTCGAGGCCGCGAACGGCGAGTACGGTGCCCACGAGACGCTCGAATCGACCAGCACCGAGGCCTACGAGGGCTTCGAGGAGGGCGTCGTCGGCCTCCGCGACGCGCTCGAGTCCGGCGACGACGGTGCCGCGCGCGAGCAGTTCCGGGCCGCCGCGGACAATCTCCGGACGGCCCAGCGCAGCCTCGTCGGCGACCAGACCGCAGACGCCCTCGACGTGCTGGCGTTCGCCGACCGCGCCGCGACAGTTCGCGCGCTCGCCGCGGCCGGACAGTCGACGACGGCGGCCGTCGCGGCGAACACCGCGCTCACCGACTTCGAGTCCGCGCCCGCCCACGGCGCGCTCGAAGACGCCGCGCCCGACCACTACGAGACCTACGAGGGCGCGCTCGGCGACGCGCTCTCCGCGGGCCAGAGCGAGGACGCCGAGGCCGCAGAGACGGCCGCTGACGAGGCGCTGGCGGCGGCCATCGCCGGCTCGTACGCCGTCACCGAGGGAGCTGCCACGCAGGCCGGTCACGTCGCCAGCATGCAGTCCAGAGCGTACGACGCCGCCGCGCTCGCCGCGCTCGGCGGTCCCGCGACGGCGTTCGGCCACGCGGCCGTGCTGACGACGTACCGGGCGCGAGCACAGGACGCGGCGTGGCTCGCGGACGCGGGTGCCACAGACGAGGCGGCGACGATGGCCATCGATATCCTCGAACACTTCGAGGGCGCGAAGGCCCACGAGCCGCTGGAGGAAGCCGACCACGACGCCTACGAGGGCTTCGAGGGCGGCGTCGCCAGCCTGCAGTCCGCCATCCAGGACGGGTCGGGTGTCGACGACGCGCTCGGGCAGGTCGACGAGAACCTCGTCGCGGGCGTCTCCGCGCTCGCCACCGGCACCGAGGCCGCCGTCCTCGAAGCCGGCTTCCTGCGGGCGCGTCTCGGTGACGCCCGCGAGCACTACCGCCGGGGCGAACAGGAGCGCGCGGCGTCGGTCGCGGAAGCCGTCTTCGAGCGCTTCGAGCGCGACGAACTCGGCGTCCACGAGTCACTCGAAGACACCAGCGAGGACCTCTACCACACCTTCGAGGAGGAGCACCTCGCGGCGATGCCGGACGCGATGCGGAACGGCGAGGACGACGCCGTGACCGAGCACGTCGACGGCGCGCAGGCGGCGCTCGCCGACTTCGCCGCGCAGGCCGCGTCGACCGCCCGGGTCTCGGGCGGGGAGTCGGCGTACCTCGCCGCGCGAGGGTTCGACGCCGCCGCGCTCGCCGCCGCCGACCGCCGCGAGCGCGCGGCGACGGTGGCCGACGGCGCGATGGCGCACTTCGAGGCGGGCGCGGGCGGCTTCCACGAGGCCGTCGAGCACGCCAGCGAGGACACCTACCACGCCTTCGAGGAGGCGCTGGTCGGCGTCTCGTCGGCCGCCAGCGGGAGCGGCGACGTCTACGCCGCCGCCCAGTCGTTCGGCGGGCAGGCGTTCCAGGCGACCTACGACGTGCTCGGCGCGGCGGGCGGCGACCTCGGCGCGTCGGCGGCCGGCGTCGTCACCGCGGCGTTCGGGGACTTCGAGGGAGCCCGCGTACACGAGCCGCTGGAGGAAGCCGACCACGACGCCTACGAGGGCTTCGAGTCCGCGCTGGAGTCGTACGCCAGCGGGCTGGAGTCCGGTGACGGCGACGTGTCGGCGGTGGCGCGGGCGTCGCTGCGGGCGCAGTTCGCGCTCGCCGGTGACGTCGACGCGGCACCCGTCGGCGAGGGCGGGAGTGAGAGCGGCGGGGAGGAGGACGTCGAACTCTCCGGCGGCCCGAACGTCGTGGAGGGCGTCCCCGAGGACGCCGACCACGTCGTCGACATGACCGCCGTCGCGTTCGAGCCGGCCGAACTCACCGTCTCCGTCGGGGACAAAGTGGCGTGGACGCACACCGAGGGCGAAGCGCACTCCGTGACGGCGTACGAGGACGAGCTTCCCGACGGTGCCGACTACTGGGCGTCCGGGGACTTCGACAGCCAGAACGCCGCCGCCGAGGGCTGGGAGAACGGCGAGGGGGCCGTGCAGTCCGGGCAGTCCTACGTCCGCACCTTCGAGACTGCGGGCGAGCACGGCTACTACTGCATCCCCCACGAACAGCTCGACATGGTCGGCACCGTGGTGGTCGAGGACTGAGATGGTCGGCAGCGACCTGGCGACTATCCGGAGCCGGCTGGAGGCGCTCGCGACGGACGACGGGGCGTTCGTCGTCGCGTGCGCTCGCACCGGCGAACAGCCGTTCCCGGTCGCCGGCCTCCGCTTCCCCGACCGGGAGACGGCCGCGGACGCGCTCTCGCTGGCGACCGCCTACCGGGAGACGCTTGCGCGCTACGACCCGTGGTCTCCCCAGTACGACCTCGTCGTCCACGGGACGCCGGAGCCGCCGGCCGGCGAGAGCGCCTCCCGGTCGGATGTTTGCCACGGCGTCGTCGGCGCGGTGTTCGAGGCACTGTCCGCGACCGGCCACGAGGCCGCCGAGCGCGCCGTCCTCGACGGCTACTTCGCGGCCGCCGAGACCACGACGGACGTCGACGACCTCTCGGTCGTCCTGCTGTCGTGCGCGGCGGACGCTCTCGACGCGCACCTCACTCCGGCAGAGCAAGCGGCCGTGCTGCGTGACGCCGCCGGGCGCGTCGACTTCGTCGATTCGGCCGCGACGCCCGGTGAGGCACTCGGCGCGGTCGCTGCCGCCGACCTCGCCAGCACGGTCACGCGCACGACCGACGGCTGGCGGTTCGCGGCCGCGGCGACCGGCGACCGCGGCCCCGTGACGCTGCCGGTCGCCGTGGCACTGCTGGCGACAGACGGCGTCGACGCGCCGGCGTTCGCGCCGGTCGCGGACCGCGTCGACCTCCGGCCGACCGGTGGGCCGCGCGGGCTCGCGACCGCCTCAGAGTAGCTCGCGAGCCATCCGCACGGCGTCCGGGGCGGAGTCCGCGAGCAGGTAGACGATGGGCTCGACGCCGTAGCCGCCCGTCTGGTAGAGCACGTCGACGGACTCGCTGTCGGCGACGGCGTCCCGCACGTGGCTGTCGTCCCCCGAGGACTCGCCCTCCGGGTCGAACTCGACCGCCTCGTAGCCCGCCGACTCGAGGGTCTCGACCGCGTCCTCGCTGTACGAGACGTTCAGCGCCGCGCGCGCGTCGCTGCCGGCCGACCGGGCGGCGAGCAGGACGGTCGCGACGTACGCGCTCACGCCGAAGTCCGGTTCGGCCGGCACCTCCGTGCGCCCCATCACGTCCAGAACGCGACCCGGCACCCCGGCCACGTCTTCTACCGTCTCGGC encodes:
- a CDS encoding ABC transporter permease translates to MPSSRLDGAAFTSVDWAAQDDRRRVRLRTVGFLVGVLALAATFAFDYWLRSGALWGTYYPQRIDWLFGFGLLVFARFVVVPVAVDRESARRYWRRVRGDPLAVLAVAYLGVVVVVALLAPEFRGIGRTDLTRQLQPPWLFSVPADAIERCVGSTAGGRCHGTLAHPFGTSGLGIDVLSWVVHGLREILMVALSAAALMGVIATAVGATAGYYGGRVDDVLMRYVDVQQTVPTVVIYVFVATLVLRDKGLVVLALFFGLLDWGGIARLVRSNVLKQRSEGYVRAARSAGASDLHVLRTHLVPNASPAIATSLSRRVPMVVLTQVGLSFLVLSESNMRSIGELLRRGLAARYVSGGWLAKWWVTVSAVVVVALTVAALNVAGDAARDALDPRDGGA
- a CDS encoding ABC transporter ATP-binding protein — translated: MRDPLLSVDDLHTQFDTEEGTVKAVDGVSFDVREGETVCLVGESGSGKTVACESITRLVPQPPGRITGGEVRFDGEDLTELSGKALREYRGGRIGHVFQNPQEALDPVYTVGDQLNEAIRLHRDVPKSAARERAVELLDRVGIGDVSERIDDYPHQFSGGMKQRVVIAMALACDPDLLIADEPTTALDVTIQAQVLRLLDDLQNEHGMAMLFVTHDLGVVAEIADRVVVMYAGKVMETGSVYEIFEDPSHPYTRALLECLPGRGRALDTIGGSLPEPTDPPDGCRFHPRCPHAVPECETGSQPAFRDVGGSHDVSCLLHDDRHDLPRAMEADDD
- a CDS encoding ABC transporter ATP-binding protein yields the protein MTDHAHDDSEHGADSGESDAILSVRNLEKHYPVRSGLLRRVTGHVKAVDGVSFDVREGETVGLVGESGCGKSTTATSLLRLEEPTGGEVYFDGEDITEYDGSAEQAFRRRAQMVFQDPNSAFDPRMTVGESVAEPLGIHGLRDQQRQQRIVEDILERVGLAASDADRYPHEFSGGQKQRIALARALVLNPDLLVADEPVSALDVSVQAEILSLLDDLQRELGLSMLLISHDLGVVRQVCDRVGVMYLGELVEMAPTEELFANPQHPYTEALLASIPNPNPRQRGGAVELTGDVPDPSSPPSGCSFHPRCPRVVPPEGYDFPQDSFREVLDFRLAVETGDVDDDLATAAEVRDDYDLPPELPDGDADAVLSAVIEDVLAGDTAAAAERLGDAFGTVCERDAPPLSETDAGHPAACHLHGVASEYAPPELAGDD
- a CDS encoding pantoate kinase, translated to MSDGDGAAAFVPGHVTGFFSVHRADDPLRAGSRGAGVTLADGVTTEVVPSDETTVRLNGREVDVESVTRVLDALDATAAVSAETDLPIGSGFGVSGAMALGAALAANDVFGRERSENDLVGVAHAAEVEAGTGLGDVVAQARGGVPIRVEPGAPGVGALDGVPAAGRIEYVSFGELSTSEVIGGGTEALDDAGERALGSLRETPTLPGLLAASRRFAEAADLLDGEVAEAVDAVAAAGGEAAMAMLGRSVFALGTGLSDAGYDAEVTAIHAAGARLR
- a CDS encoding 4-phosphopantoate--beta-alanine ligase is translated as MTEIPEDHPRHDSLVTRHRIEDGVDRGITSRQGLVAQGRGEAYDYLLGEQTLPSADGAERVAAAHLLLAEHAVLSVNGNVAALVPDEIVELAEATGADLEVNLFNRTEERVERIADYLREHGADEVKGTKADARIPGLDHERAKVDSDGIHDADVVLVPLEDGDRAEALAEMGKTELVIDLNPLSRSPQTASVPIVDNVVRAVPNITAHASDLRDASREELEAIVEDFDREAALAAAEERIRTGAADGE
- a CDS encoding DUF5059 domain-containing protein, which codes for MHRRREFLRATGATLAAVGLAGCSSDQTNDEETEAATTAADTTEQTTTDAPADLGPEAATAAQWNVYRARLADAATLGTAGEGETGARLVTAVFEDFEAANGEYGAHETLESTSTEAYEGFEEGVVGLRDALESGDDGAAREQFRAAADNLRTAQRSLVGDQTADALDVLAFADRAATVRALAAAGQSTTAAVAANTALTDFESAPAHGALEDAAPDHYETYEGALGDALSAGQSEDAEAAETAADEALAAAIAGSYAVTEGAATQAGHVASMQSRAYDAAALAALGGPATAFGHAAVLTTYRARAQDAAWLADAGATDEAATMAIDILEHFEGAKAHEPLEEADHDAYEGFEGGVASLQSAIQDGSGVDDALGQVDENLVAGVSALATGTEAAVLEAGFLRARLGDAREHYRRGEQERAASVAEAVFERFERDELGVHESLEDTSEDLYHTFEEEHLAAMPDAMRNGEDDAVTEHVDGAQAALADFAAQAASTARVSGGESAYLAARGFDAAALAAADRRERAATVADGAMAHFEAGAGGFHEAVEHASEDTYHAFEEALVGVSSAASGSGDVYAAAQSFGGQAFQATYDVLGAAGGDLGASAAGVVTAAFGDFEGARVHEPLEEADHDAYEGFESALESYASGLESGDGDVSAVARASLRAQFALAGDVDAAPVGEGGSESGGEEDVELSGGPNVVEGVPEDADHVVDMTAVAFEPAELTVSVGDKVAWTHTEGEAHSVTAYEDELPDGADYWASGDFDSQNAAAEGWENGEGAVQSGQSYVRTFETAGEHGYYCIPHEQLDMVGTVVVED
- a CDS encoding DUF7551 domain-containing protein, producing MVGSDLATIRSRLEALATDDGAFVVACARTGEQPFPVAGLRFPDRETAADALSLATAYRETLARYDPWSPQYDLVVHGTPEPPAGESASRSDVCHGVVGAVFEALSATGHEAAERAVLDGYFAAAETTTDVDDLSVVLLSCAADALDAHLTPAEQAAVLRDAAGRVDFVDSAATPGEALGAVAAADLASTVTRTTDGWRFAAAATGDRGPVTLPVAVALLATDGVDAPAFAPVADRVDLRPTGGPRGLATASE